A genomic window from Archocentrus centrarchus isolate MPI-CPG fArcCen1 chromosome 2, fArcCen1, whole genome shotgun sequence includes:
- the LOC115793146 gene encoding gamma-crystallin M2-like, which produces MERTGKIFFYEDKNFQGRYYECSSDCPELSSHFSRCNSIRVESGAWVIYERPQYMGYQYILMRGEYPNYQSWNGFNDTIRSCRLIRYTSSRHRIRIYERPDFNGQMIEFSEDMPNLQDRWRYRDVHSAHVQDGTWTFYEHPNYRGRQYLLEKGEYRRHSEWGALHPSVGSIRRIVDF; this is translated from the exons ATGGAGCGCACAGGGAAG ATCTTTTTTTACGAGGACAAGAACTTCCAAGGTCGTTACTATGAATGCAGCAGCGACTGTCCCGAGCTCAGCTCCCACTTCAGCCGCTGTAACTCTATTCGGGTGGAGAGTGGCGCCTGGGTCATCTATGAGAGACCCCAGTACATGGGTTACCAGTACATCCTCATGAGAGGGGAGTACCCCAACTATCAGAGCTGGAACGGCTTCAATGACACCATCCGCTCTTGTCGCCTTATTAGATAT ACATCCAGCAGGCACAGGATCCGCATTTACGAACGTCCGGACTTCAATGGCCAGATGATAGAGTTTAGCGAAGACATGCCCAACCTACAGGACCGCTGGCGCTACCGAGACGTCCACTCGGCCCACGTCCAGGATGGCACCTGGACCTTCTATGAGCATCCAAACTACAGGGGCCGCCAGTACCTGCTGGAAAAGGGCGAATACAGACGGCACTCGGAGTGGGGGGCTCTTCATCCATCTGTTGGCTCCATTAGACGCATTGTGGACTTCTAA